Proteins co-encoded in one Pseudomonas beijingensis genomic window:
- a CDS encoding ABC transporter substrate-binding protein: protein MNLWPKRLTRLLCVIVALCAVQVPVSLAQGETPPDQLVVGMSMINLLSLDPAAATGLEVAEVNANVYDMLLEQDAAQPDTLIPALAKTWDVSPDRMRLTFQLRDDVRFHSGAPLTAQDVAWSLQRVVTLNRALASTWKAYGFTADNVVKLMRAEGPHTFVMELPRVTDPMLVLNTLATSPSAFIIDRSVALQHQVGDDQGAAWLATHTAGSGAFKLDIWRANDVILMSRNDDYWRGAAKLRRVIMRNMTESQALRLMVERGDLDVARGMAATDIQALGKVDEVRIQSIARGTLYYVAMSMQQPLFQDIRVRQAIRLLIDYQGINDVVMPHYGVINQRPLQLGLPARLDDPGYRLDVAEAKRLLAAAGHAEGFKVTIRSLTDPPFINIATSLQATLAQAGIQATIITGTGNQIYGAMRDRQFDILVGRGGGGAERHPHSSLRALVYNPDNRTEAKLSNFQGWRTSFFNPQLNQLIEQAERERDPERQREIYAQIQTLYDQQVGAIMPVSQMVDEVVIHADVRNYIGHTAATTRLRDVYKQR from the coding sequence ATGAATCTCTGGCCCAAGCGCCTGACCAGGCTGCTGTGTGTCATCGTGGCCCTGTGCGCAGTGCAGGTGCCCGTCAGCCTGGCCCAAGGCGAAACGCCCCCCGACCAATTGGTGGTGGGCATGAGCATGATCAATCTGCTGTCCCTGGACCCTGCCGCGGCGACGGGTCTGGAGGTTGCCGAAGTCAATGCCAATGTCTATGACATGCTCCTGGAGCAGGACGCGGCGCAGCCGGACACGCTGATTCCGGCTCTGGCGAAAACCTGGGACGTCAGCCCCGACCGCATGCGCCTGACCTTCCAATTGCGTGACGACGTACGTTTTCACTCCGGTGCGCCACTCACCGCCCAAGACGTCGCCTGGTCGTTGCAGCGCGTGGTCACCCTCAACCGCGCCCTGGCTTCCACTTGGAAAGCCTACGGTTTCACCGCCGACAACGTGGTCAAACTGATGCGCGCCGAAGGGCCGCACACTTTTGTCATGGAATTGCCACGGGTCACTGACCCGATGCTGGTGCTCAACACCCTGGCGACTTCACCCAGCGCCTTCATCATCGATCGCAGCGTCGCCTTGCAGCATCAGGTCGGCGACGATCAGGGCGCGGCGTGGCTGGCGACGCACACGGCTGGGTCCGGCGCGTTCAAGCTCGACATCTGGCGCGCCAACGATGTGATCCTGATGAGTCGCAATGACGACTATTGGCGCGGCGCGGCGAAGTTGCGCCGGGTGATCATGCGCAACATGACCGAGTCCCAGGCCCTGCGCCTGATGGTCGAGCGCGGCGACCTGGACGTTGCCCGCGGCATGGCCGCAACTGACATCCAGGCGTTGGGGAAGGTCGATGAAGTGCGCATCCAGAGCATCGCCCGCGGCACGCTGTACTACGTGGCGATGAGCATGCAGCAACCGTTGTTCCAGGACATCCGCGTGCGCCAGGCCATCCGCCTGCTGATCGACTACCAGGGCATCAATGACGTGGTCATGCCGCACTACGGCGTGATCAATCAGCGGCCCTTGCAGTTGGGCCTGCCGGCACGCCTGGACGACCCGGGCTATCGCCTGGACGTGGCCGAGGCCAAGCGTCTGTTGGCTGCGGCCGGACATGCCGAAGGCTTCAAGGTGACCATTCGTTCGCTGACCGATCCGCCGTTCATCAACATCGCCACCAGCCTGCAAGCGACGCTGGCCCAGGCGGGGATCCAGGCGACGATCATCACCGGCACCGGCAACCAGATCTATGGCGCGATGCGCGACCGCCAGTTCGACATCCTCGTCGGTCGTGGCGGCGGCGGGGCGGAGCGTCATCCGCATTCGAGTCTGCGGGCCCTGGTGTACAACCCGGACAACCGCACCGAAGCCAAGCTGAGCAATTTCCAGGGCTGGCGCACCTCGTTCTTCAACCCGCAGCTCAACCAGTTGATCGAGCAAGCCGAGCGTGAGCGGGACCCCGAGCGCCAGCGCGAAATCTACGCCCAGATCC
- the dctM gene encoding C4-dicarboxylate TRAP transporter large permease protein DctM, with amino-acid sequence MTIAFLFIALFVLMFIGVPIAISLGLAGSLTIIFFSPDSVRSLAIKLFETSEHYTLLAIPFFLLAGAFMTTGGVARRLIDFANACVGHIRGGLAIAAVLACMLFAALSGSSPATVAAVGSIAIAGMVRSGYPQAFGAGIVCNAGTLGILIPPSIVMVVYAAATETSVGKLFMAGVIPGLLLGFFLMVAIYIVAVKKNLPAMPRATLREWLSTARQAIWGLLLMFIILGGIYSGMFTPTEAAAVAAVYSAFIALFVYKDLTFRETPKVLLESAKLSIMLMFIIANAMLFAHVLTTEQLPQQITAWVIDAGLTPVTFLLVVNIVLLIAGAFMEPSAIILILAPILFPIAMKLGIDPIHLGIIMVVNLEIGLITPPVGLNLFVTSAVTGMSLPATIRAAMPWLMILLAFLVLITYVPWISLALPNWLGMS; translated from the coding sequence ATGACCATTGCCTTCCTGTTCATTGCACTGTTCGTGCTGATGTTCATCGGCGTGCCCATCGCCATTTCGTTGGGGCTGGCTGGATCGTTGACCATCATTTTCTTCAGTCCCGACTCGGTTCGGTCCCTGGCGATCAAGCTGTTCGAAACGTCCGAGCATTACACGCTGCTGGCGATTCCGTTCTTCCTGCTGGCCGGTGCGTTCATGACCACCGGCGGCGTGGCGCGACGGTTGATCGATTTTGCCAACGCCTGCGTCGGCCATATCCGTGGCGGCCTGGCAATTGCGGCGGTGCTGGCCTGCATGCTGTTTGCGGCGTTGTCGGGTTCAAGTCCCGCGACAGTGGCGGCGGTCGGCTCCATTGCCATTGCCGGGATGGTGCGTTCGGGTTATCCACAGGCGTTTGGCGCCGGCATCGTCTGCAACGCCGGGACCCTGGGCATCCTGATTCCGCCCTCGATCGTGATGGTGGTGTATGCCGCGGCGACCGAAACCTCGGTGGGCAAATTGTTCATGGCCGGTGTGATTCCCGGCTTGCTGTTGGGGTTCTTCCTGATGGTGGCGATCTACATCGTCGCCGTGAAGAAAAACCTGCCGGCAATGCCGCGGGCGACGCTGCGGGAATGGTTGAGCACGGCACGCCAGGCGATCTGGGGCCTGTTGCTGATGTTCATCATCCTCGGCGGGATTTATTCCGGGATGTTCACGCCCACTGAAGCGGCGGCGGTAGCGGCGGTGTATTCGGCGTTCATTGCCCTGTTCGTCTACAAGGACCTTACGTTCCGCGAGACACCCAAGGTGCTGCTGGAGTCGGCCAAGCTGAGCATCATGCTGATGTTCATCATCGCCAACGCCATGCTCTTCGCCCATGTGCTGACCACCGAGCAACTGCCGCAGCAAATCACCGCGTGGGTGATCGATGCCGGATTGACGCCGGTGACCTTCCTGCTGGTGGTGAACATCGTGCTGCTGATTGCCGGCGCGTTCATGGAGCCTTCGGCGATCATCCTGATCCTGGCGCCGATCCTGTTCCCCATCGCCATGAAGCTGGGCATCGACCCGATTCACTTGGGCATCATCATGGTGGTCAACCTGGAGATTGGCCTGATCACGCCACCGGTGGGGCTGAACCTGTTCGTCACCTCGGCGGTGACCGGCATGTCCCTGCCCGCCACGATTCGTGCGGCGATGCCGTGGTTGATGATCCTGTTGGCGTTCCTGGTGCTGATTACCTACGTGCCATGGATCTCGCTGGCGCTGCCTAACTGGTTGGGGATGAGTTAA
- a CDS encoding TRAP transporter small permease → MNALRRIWEHFEEGFIAFLLAAMTLVTFVYVVLNNLYAVFYSLGDHWPAASEPMFAIGDNIMGMAQAMTWSSSLTKALFGWLIFFGLSYGVRTAGHIGVDALVKLASKPVQRLIGVIACLCCLAYAGLLAVASFEWINTLMIAEIGAEDLGHFGIMQWHIGLIVPVGFALVFIRFAEILVRILMNRQTGLGLADEAAEAIKLTEHEEDKP, encoded by the coding sequence ATGAACGCCCTCCGGCGCATCTGGGAACACTTCGAGGAAGGTTTCATTGCCTTTCTTCTGGCCGCCATGACGCTCGTCACGTTCGTCTACGTGGTACTCAATAACCTCTATGCGGTTTTCTACAGCCTCGGCGACCATTGGCCCGCCGCCAGCGAGCCGATGTTCGCCATCGGCGACAACATCATGGGCATGGCCCAGGCAATGACCTGGAGTAGTTCGCTGACCAAGGCGCTGTTTGGCTGGCTGATTTTCTTTGGCCTGTCGTACGGCGTGCGCACGGCCGGGCACATCGGCGTCGATGCGCTGGTGAAGCTGGCGAGCAAACCGGTGCAGCGCTTGATCGGTGTCATCGCCTGCCTGTGCTGCCTCGCCTACGCCGGGCTGCTGGCGGTGGCGAGTTTCGAGTGGATCAACACCTTGATGATTGCCGAGATCGGCGCCGAGGACCTTGGCCATTTCGGCATCATGCAATGGCATATCGGGCTGATCGTGCCGGTGGGGTTCGCTCTGGTGTTCATTCGTTTCGCGGAAATTCTCGTGCGCATCCTGATGAATCGCCAGACCGGCCTGGGCCTGGCCGATGAAGCGGCCGAAGCCATCAAATTGACCGAACACGAGGAAGACAAGCCATGA
- a CDS encoding alkaline phosphatase D family protein, which produces MLSSTPDLTSTLPPVLVGPLLRRLEPARLVMWLVGTRALALTLRIDGVGDLELDASRCTVVPVGQRAFVHLIDVTLDAPLPQDVAIDYDLLVDDAPIAEWAPHLLYDGAQCPNFMLHSRIEQLVHGSCRKPHYPANDGLLCVDRLLAQAPAQRPALLMMSGDQVYADDVAGPMLRAIHGLIERLGLFEECLDGAVVEDSAKLYQHPASYYHRADLLPALESNETLRERFFGGARKPIFTSSSADNHLVTFAEVMAMYLLVWSPVPWTLIAVQPPELTVERRQRYDLEQQRIDAFKTGLGGVARVFAHLSCLMIFDDHDITDDWNLSAQWEETAYGHPFSKRIIGNALIAYMLCQGWGNNPDAFVDVLPQTLALSDTARDRYLDSEPQDTLIDSLLAFQHWHYVLPSTPALVVLDTRTRRWRSENNLKQPSGLLDWEALSELQQELLDHPSAIIVSPAPIFGVKLIETVQRVFSWCGYPLLVDAENWMAHRGAAQVILNIFRHSRTPGNYVVLSGDVHYSFVYEVLIPHRKGGPRIWQITSSGIKNEFPPVLLEWFDRLNRWLYSPRSPLNWFTKRRSMRIVPHTPEHAAAGERLWNSAGIGQVFFNEQGQPTQIYQHNANGQPPTRMRAPKPPSP; this is translated from the coding sequence ATGCTGTCGTCCACCCCAGACCTCACCTCTACCCTGCCCCCCGTCCTGGTCGGCCCGCTGTTACGGCGGCTGGAGCCTGCGCGCCTGGTGATGTGGCTGGTGGGCACGCGAGCGTTGGCATTGACGCTGCGCATTGACGGTGTCGGCGACCTGGAACTCGATGCATCGCGTTGCACCGTGGTGCCGGTGGGGCAGCGGGCGTTTGTGCACTTGATCGATGTGACGCTCGACGCGCCCCTGCCCCAGGACGTAGCGATTGACTACGACCTGCTGGTGGACGACGCGCCCATCGCCGAGTGGGCGCCGCACCTGTTGTATGACGGCGCCCAGTGCCCGAACTTCATGTTGCACTCGCGCATCGAGCAATTGGTCCACGGTTCTTGCCGAAAACCCCACTACCCGGCCAACGACGGCCTGCTCTGTGTCGACCGACTGCTGGCGCAAGCACCCGCGCAACGCCCGGCACTGTTGATGATGAGTGGCGACCAGGTCTATGCCGACGACGTCGCAGGGCCCATGCTGCGGGCGATTCACGGGCTGATCGAACGCCTGGGGCTGTTCGAGGAATGCCTGGACGGCGCCGTGGTGGAAGACAGCGCCAAGCTCTACCAACACCCGGCCAGTTATTACCATCGCGCCGATTTGCTACCGGCACTGGAGAGCAACGAAACCCTGCGCGAACGCTTTTTCGGCGGGGCGCGCAAGCCGATCTTCACCAGCAGTAGCGCCGACAATCACTTGGTGACCTTCGCCGAGGTCATGGCGATGTACCTGCTGGTGTGGTCGCCGGTACCCTGGACACTGATCGCGGTGCAGCCGCCAGAGCTGACCGTCGAACGGCGCCAGCGCTACGACCTGGAACAGCAACGCATCGATGCGTTCAAGACCGGACTGGGCGGCGTGGCACGGGTGTTTGCGCACTTGTCGTGCCTGATGATTTTCGACGACCATGACATTACCGATGACTGGAATCTGTCCGCGCAGTGGGAGGAAACGGCCTACGGCCATCCGTTCTCCAAACGCATCATCGGCAATGCCTTGATCGCCTACATGCTCTGCCAGGGCTGGGGCAACAACCCGGATGCCTTTGTTGACGTACTCCCGCAAACCTTGGCCTTGAGCGACACAGCCCGGGACCGTTACCTCGACAGCGAGCCACAGGACACACTGATCGACTCCTTGCTGGCTTTCCAGCACTGGCATTACGTGCTGCCAAGCACCCCAGCCCTGGTGGTGCTCGACACCCGGACCCGCCGCTGGCGCAGCGAGAACAACCTCAAGCAGCCTTCCGGCCTGCTGGATTGGGAAGCCCTGAGCGAGTTGCAGCAGGAGTTGCTGGATCACCCCTCGGCCATCATCGTCTCACCGGCGCCGATCTTCGGGGTGAAGCTGATCGAGACCGTGCAGCGGGTGTTCAGTTGGTGCGGTTATCCGTTGCTGGTGGACGCGGAAAACTGGATGGCCCATCGCGGCGCGGCCCAGGTGATCCTGAACATTTTCCGACACTCGCGCACACCGGGTAATTACGTGGTGCTGTCAGGGGACGTGCATTATTCCTTCGTCTACGAGGTGCTGATCCCACACCGCAAGGGCGGCCCGCGCATCTGGCAGATCACCAGCAGCGGCATCAAGAATGAATTCCCGCCGGTGTTGCTGGAATGGTTCGACCGCCTGAACCGCTGGCTCTACTCGCCGCGCTCGCCCCTGAACTGGTTCACCAAGCGCCGCAGCATGCGCATAGTCCCCCACACCCCGGAACACGCCGCAGCGGGCGAACGGTTGTGGAACAGCGCCGGCATTGGTCAGGTGTTCTTCAATGAACAGGGCCAGCCCACGCAGATCTACCAGCACAACGCCAACGGCCAGCCACCGACACGCATGCGGGCTCCCAAACCTCCATCCCCCTGA
- a CDS encoding TRAP transporter substrate-binding protein, translated as MLKPVWKALACTLAFGAWGTAIAAEPIVIKFSHVVGEQTPKGQGALMFKKLTEERLPGKVKVEVYPNSTLYGDDKEMEALLLGEVQIIARSLAKFDQYTKTVQLFDLPFLFDDIAAVDRFQQSPEGQKLLRSMESKNVTGLAYWHNGMKQLSANRPLRTPEDARGLTFRIQTSTVLEEQFKAVDAKAKPMIFSVVYQGLRTGLVHGTENTYSNFYNQKLNEVQKYVTESNHGILDYMLITTSDFWNGLPPDIRSELDKIVVESTAHANQEAERFNQQDKQHVLDAKTTEIIALTPQERSAWRDKMKPVWAKFEKDIGADLIKAAQASNVAQ; from the coding sequence ATGCTAAAACCTGTATGGAAAGCGCTCGCCTGCACCCTGGCTTTCGGGGCGTGGGGCACGGCCATTGCGGCTGAGCCGATCGTCATCAAATTCTCCCATGTGGTAGGCGAACAAACGCCCAAGGGCCAGGGCGCGTTGATGTTCAAGAAGCTCACGGAGGAGCGGCTACCGGGCAAAGTGAAGGTCGAGGTGTACCCCAACTCCACGCTGTACGGCGATGACAAGGAGATGGAAGCCTTGCTCCTGGGAGAGGTGCAGATCATTGCCCGGTCGCTGGCCAAGTTCGACCAGTACACCAAGACCGTGCAGTTGTTCGACCTACCGTTTCTATTCGACGACATCGCCGCCGTGGACCGTTTCCAGCAGAGCCCCGAGGGCCAGAAGCTGCTCAGGTCCATGGAAAGCAAGAACGTCACGGGCCTGGCCTATTGGCACAACGGCATGAAGCAGTTGTCGGCCAACAGGCCATTGCGCACCCCTGAGGATGCCCGTGGCCTGACGTTCCGGATCCAGACTTCTACGGTGCTGGAGGAACAGTTCAAGGCAGTGGACGCCAAAGCCAAACCGATGATTTTCTCGGTGGTGTACCAGGGCCTGCGCACCGGCTTGGTCCACGGCACGGAAAACACCTATTCGAATTTCTACAACCAGAAGCTCAATGAGGTGCAGAAATACGTCACCGAGTCCAACCACGGCATACTCGACTACATGTTGATCACCACGTCGGACTTCTGGAACGGCCTGCCGCCGGACATCCGCAGCGAGCTGGACAAGATCGTGGTCGAATCCACCGCCCATGCCAACCAGGAAGCGGAGCGATTCAACCAGCAGGACAAGCAGCATGTGCTGGATGCCAAGACCACCGAGATCATTGCCCTCACGCCGCAAGAACGCAGCGCCTGGCGTGACAAGATGAAGCCGGTGTGGGCCAAGTTCGAAAAGGACATCGGGGCGGATTTGATCAAGGCGGCGCAGGCGTCCAACGTCGCTCAATGA
- the dctP gene encoding C4-dicarboxylate TRAP substrate-binding protein DctP, translating to MFKPIWKALACTLALSAMSTAMAADPVVIKFSHVVAEQTPKGQGALLFKKLVEERLPGKVKVEVYPNSSLFGDGKEMEALLLGDVQMIAPSLAKFEQYTKTVQLFDLPFLFDDISAVDRFQLSPEGQKLLKSMESKNITGLAYWHNGMKQLSANKPLREPKDARGLKFRVQASAVLEEQFKAVNANPRKMSFAEVYQGLQTGVVNGAENPYSNIYSQKMHEVQKYITESNHGLLDYMLITNTKFWNGLPPDIRTELDKILVEVTAHVNKEAAQLNEHDKQRILEAKTTEIITLTPEERGEWRDKMKPVWKKFEGDIGADLIKAAEASNKAQ from the coding sequence ATGTTCAAACCTATCTGGAAAGCGCTCGCTTGCACATTGGCCCTTAGTGCGATGAGCACGGCCATGGCGGCAGATCCGGTGGTCATCAAGTTCTCCCATGTGGTCGCCGAACAAACACCCAAAGGCCAAGGCGCACTGCTGTTCAAGAAGTTGGTGGAAGAACGGCTGCCAGGCAAAGTGAAGGTCGAGGTCTACCCCAACTCTTCTTTGTTCGGCGACGGTAAGGAGATGGAAGCCTTGCTATTGGGCGACGTGCAGATGATTGCGCCATCGCTGGCCAAGTTCGAGCAGTACACCAAGACGGTGCAGCTGTTCGACTTGCCGTTTCTGTTCGATGACATTTCCGCTGTGGATCGCTTCCAGTTGAGCCCTGAAGGCCAGAAACTGCTCAAGTCCATGGAAAGCAAGAACATTACCGGCCTGGCCTATTGGCACAATGGTATGAAGCAGTTGTCGGCAAACAAGCCGTTGCGTGAACCCAAGGATGCCCGGGGCCTGAAGTTCCGGGTACAGGCTTCTGCAGTGCTGGAAGAACAATTCAAGGCGGTGAACGCGAACCCGCGCAAGATGAGTTTCGCCGAGGTGTACCAAGGTTTGCAGACCGGCGTGGTCAACGGTGCGGAAAACCCGTACTCGAACATCTACAGCCAGAAAATGCATGAAGTGCAAAAGTACATCACCGAGTCCAACCACGGTTTGCTCGACTACATGCTGATCACTAACACCAAGTTCTGGAACGGCCTGCCGCCGGACATCCGCACGGAACTGGACAAGATCCTGGTGGAAGTCACGGCCCATGTGAACAAAGAGGCGGCGCAGCTGAACGAGCACGACAAACAACGCATCCTCGAGGCCAAGACCACCGAGATCATCACCCTGACGCCAGAAGAACGCGGCGAATGGCGCGACAAGATGAAACCGGTGTGGAAGAAGTTCGAAGGTGATATCGGCGCGGACCTGATCAAAGCCGCCGAAGCCTCCAACAAAGCCCAGTGA
- a CDS encoding methylated-DNA--[protein]-cysteine S-methyltransferase, translating to MLPLYKTIPSPVGQLILVARETRLAAILWENERLNRVRLGPLEEDTQHPVLKETERQLLEYFAGQRRRFELELDFAGTDFQVRVWHALLTIPFGETRSYRDIALQIGQPTAVRAVGAANGRNPISIIAPCHRVIGSSGSLTGFAGGLAAKQFLLSLEGQQSLQLAF from the coding sequence ATGTTGCCCCTCTACAAAACCATCCCATCCCCCGTCGGCCAACTGATCCTCGTCGCCCGGGAGACAAGACTGGCGGCCATCCTGTGGGAAAACGAGCGGCTCAATCGGGTGCGTCTGGGGCCTTTGGAGGAAGACACCCAGCATCCAGTCCTCAAGGAAACCGAACGTCAGTTGCTGGAATACTTCGCCGGTCAGCGCCGTCGTTTCGAATTGGAGCTGGACTTTGCCGGCACTGATTTCCAGGTCCGAGTCTGGCACGCCTTGTTGACCATCCCCTTTGGAGAAACCCGCAGCTACCGCGACATCGCCCTCCAGATCGGCCAACCGACGGCGGTCCGGGCGGTCGGCGCCGCCAATGGTCGCAACCCCATCTCGATCATCGCCCCGTGCCACCGCGTCATCGGCAGCTCCGGCAGCCTTACCGGCTTCGCTGGCGGCCTGGCGGCCAAACAATTTCTGCTCAGCCTCGAAGGCCAGCAGAGCCTGCAGTTGGCGTTCTGA
- a CDS encoding mandelate racemase family protein: MRITGVHVEVFSTPSRRAQDSAGHAHPGDEVMIKMALLRIGCDDGSEGYAFGPPELIRPHIIESFVRKVLIGRDPMDRESIWQDLAHWQRGSAGQFTDRALALVEQALWDLAGRTLKLPVHKLIGGYRDKVPAYGSTMCGDDLPGGLSTPDEYAQFAEKLVQRGYKAIKLHTWMPPISFAPNPQMDIQACAAVREAVGPDIALMLDGYHWYSRMDALTIGKALQKLNFAWFEEPMMEDSAESYAWLAANLDIPVLGPESIAGKFHSRASWVTQKSCDILRAGVAGVGGIGPCLKVAHLAESFGMDCEVHGNGAANLAVVGAISNCRWYERGLLHPFLDYEEIPAHLNSIVDPMDADGFVHLPDRPGLGEDINFAYIEANTLSRH, encoded by the coding sequence ATGAGAATCACAGGCGTTCACGTCGAAGTTTTTTCCACTCCTTCGCGCCGTGCCCAGGACAGCGCCGGCCATGCCCATCCAGGCGATGAGGTCATGATCAAGATGGCTTTGCTGCGAATCGGTTGCGACGATGGCTCCGAGGGTTATGCCTTTGGTCCGCCTGAGTTGATTCGTCCGCACATCATTGAATCCTTCGTACGCAAAGTGCTGATCGGTCGCGATCCGATGGACCGCGAAAGCATCTGGCAAGACCTGGCGCACTGGCAGCGCGGCAGTGCCGGGCAGTTCACCGACCGGGCGCTGGCGCTGGTGGAACAAGCGTTGTGGGATCTGGCCGGGCGCACGCTTAAGTTGCCGGTGCATAAACTGATTGGTGGTTATCGCGACAAGGTCCCGGCGTACGGCTCGACGATGTGCGGCGACGATTTGCCGGGTGGGTTGTCGACGCCGGATGAGTACGCTCAATTTGCCGAAAAGCTGGTGCAGCGCGGCTACAAGGCCATCAAGTTGCACACTTGGATGCCGCCGATTTCCTTCGCGCCGAATCCACAAATGGACATCCAGGCCTGCGCCGCCGTGCGTGAGGCGGTGGGGCCGGACATCGCGCTGATGCTCGACGGTTATCACTGGTACAGCCGCATGGACGCGCTGACCATTGGCAAGGCGCTGCAAAAGCTGAATTTCGCCTGGTTCGAAGAGCCGATGATGGAAGACTCGGCGGAGTCTTATGCCTGGCTGGCCGCCAACCTGGACATCCCGGTGCTGGGCCCGGAGAGCATCGCTGGCAAGTTCCACAGTCGCGCCAGCTGGGTCACGCAGAAGTCTTGTGACATCCTGCGCGCCGGCGTGGCCGGGGTCGGGGGGATCGGGCCGTGCCTGAAGGTGGCGCACCTGGCGGAGTCGTTCGGCATGGATTGTGAAGTCCACGGCAATGGCGCGGCGAACCTGGCGGTGGTCGGGGCCATCAGCAATTGCCGTTGGTACGAGCGCGGCCTGCTGCACCCGTTCCTTGACTATGAAGAAATCCCGGCGCACCTCAACAGCATCGTCGACCCCATGGACGCCGACGGTTTTGTGCACCTGCCCGACCGGCCGGGCTTGGGCGAGGACATCAACTTCGCGTATATCGAGGCCAACACCTTGTCCCGACATTGA